A stretch of Etheostoma spectabile isolate EspeVRDwgs_2016 unplaced genomic scaffold, UIUC_Espe_1.0 scaffold00003355, whole genome shotgun sequence DNA encodes these proteins:
- the LOC116676527 gene encoding LOW QUALITY PROTEIN: inner centromere protein A-like (The sequence of the model RefSeq protein was modified relative to this genomic sequence to represent the inferred CDS: inserted 1 base in 1 codon), giving the protein MNSIRSSVQSLMEMFYDKAQEFTSDINNVHMVWLEEIQQEANRMFSRDFNAEPELMPKTPSQKKSSRRRRVSLAHQEENQARRRFSKGKRSNLRGSSVKSLNFIAEEETIPKASTSEANTDTQLRRTTRKNKQTKSEVAGEVSQSRGSCMKLHEVQNKKPELVDEEEVDENDKDNNAEDKPDYILSTKSPPAILLPEVAVSISSSDRLSAEFAXKLQSSPGRTASKIAIAGAAQSSRRSSMRCSLKLRHSLAGLRHSMTQESVRRASRRSMLKRKEARMGNSTCSSKVDEDSCMDSAEEEDRKAMLDAFSADTEDNAAAEELNKTPEIQINQRLLSSVGRITRSVAANCATLADRSLFTTEETVSTPNKKTVAGKYQTPQSGRSSRQSTKRKAPDTVEESPTKRHSPPKKSQSAMRPNMRSFLHTVQKNQMLMMAPNSLGRTAVIKSFIKHTTPLKIDPKLSIGIVSKERHKLEALKKKQEQEEERMKKMEEEKKRKQDELKRKRDERLRRVFEAKVKERAEGGGKEKEDEQKMANIDEKNDKRQADEKAKKKVVIKRQEELEQKRKLEEEAKKKKVQQAEEEKRQQELMAKKKAEEEEQRIRKLAEARRALELKLEREREMEKERERLAAAERERVKKKKALALQRELEIAAREKERRELEEKKVV; this is encoded by the exons ATGAATTCCATACGATCATCTGTACAATCCCTCATGGAAATGTTTTATGACAAAGCACAAGAATTCACCAGTGACATTAATAATGTCCACATGGTTTGGCTTGAGGAGATCCAACAAGAGGCCAACCGCATGTTCTCAAG agattttAATGCTGAACCGGAATTAATGCCAAAAACGCCATCTCAGAAAAAAAGTAGTCGCAGGAGGCGTGTATCCTTGGCACATCAGGAAGAAAATCAAGCCAGACGAAG ATTTTCAAAGGGGAAGCGCAGTAACCTTCGTGGCTCTTCTGTCAAATCACTGAACTTCATTGCTGAAGAAGAGACAATTCCCAAGGCTTCCACCTCTGAAGCTAACACCGACACACAGCTTAGACGCACCACtcgcaaaaacaaacagacaaagtcTGAGGTGGCCGGGGAAGTGAGCCAGTCACGTGGCAGCTGTATGAAACTGCATGAGGTGCAGAACAAGAAGCCGGAGCTTGTAGATGAGGAAGAGGTGGACGAAAATGACAAGGACAACAATGCAGAAGACAAGCCGGACTACATACTTAGCACCAAGTCTCCACCTGCGATACTTTTGCCCGAGGTTGCTGTCAGCATCTCTTCATCAGACCGATTGTCGGCTGAGTTTG CAAAACTGCAATCTTCTCCTGGCCGCACAGCTTCTAAGATTGCAATAGCTGGCGCAGCTCAAAGCTCCCGGCGGAGCTCTATGCGGTGCTCCCTCAAGCTTCGTCACTCGCTGGCCGGTCTGCGACACAGTATGACACAGGAGTCTGTTCGCCGCGCATCCCGCCGTTCCATGCTTAAGAGGAAGGAGGCTCGCATGGGCAACTCCACATGTAGCAGCAAAGTTGATG aagATTCTTGCATGGACTCTGCAGAGGAAGAGGATAGAAAGGC CATGTTAGACGCGTTTAGTGCAGACACAGAGGATAATGCTGCAGCTGAagaattgaataaaactccAGAG ATCCAGATTAACCAGCGCTTACTTTCGTCCGTTGGACGCATTACTCGATCTGTGGCTGCAAACTGTGCCACACTTGCAGACCGATCATTGTTTACCACTGAAGAAACGGTGAGCACTCCCAACAAGAAAACAG tcGCTGGAAAGTACCAGACTCCACAGTCAGGTCGCag TTCACGCCAGAGTACCAAACGCAAAGCACCCGACACTGTAGAGGAAAGTCCCACAAAGAGGCACTCTCCTCCCAAGAAAAGTCAAAgt GCAATGAGACCAAACATGAGGTCTTTTCTCCACACTGTGCAGAAGAACCAGATGTTAATGATGGCTCCAAATTCCCTCGGCCGAACTGCTGTTATCAAATCCTTCATTAAACACACCACTCCTCTAAAGATTGATCCAAAG TTAAGCATTGGTATAGTG TCAAAAGAGCGTCACAAACTGGAAGCACTTAAGAAGAAGCAGGAGCAAGAGGaggaaagaatgaaaaaaatggaggaggagaagaaaaggaagcaGGATGAACTCAAAAG GAAGAGGGATGAGAGGCTCAGACGAGTGTTTGAGGCCAAAGTAAAAGAAAgagcagagggaggaggaaaagaaaaagaagatgagCAAAAAATGGCTAATATTGATGAGAAAAATGATAAG CGTCAGGCAGACGAGAAGGCCAAGAAGAAGGTGGTCATTAAACGTCAAGAGGAGCTGGAGCAGAAGAGGAAGTTGGAAGAAGAGGCTAAAAAGAAGAAGGTTCAACAAGCG gaggaagagaagcgGCAACAGGAGTTGATGGCCAAGAAGAAGGCCGAGGAGGAGGAACAGCGAATTCGTAAGCTGGCTGAGGCTCGCCGAGCGCTGGAGCTgaagctggagagagagagagaaatggagaaagagagagagcgactaGCTGCTGCTGAAAG GGAGcgagtgaaaaagaaaaaagctctTGCTCTGCAACGGGAGCTGGAGATAGCAGCgagggaaaaagagaggagagaactGGAAGAGAAAAAGGTGGTGTGA